A stretch of the Chanos chanos chromosome 1, fChaCha1.1, whole genome shotgun sequence genome encodes the following:
- the pus7l gene encoding LOW QUALITY PROTEIN: pseudouridylate synthase PUS7L (The sequence of the model RefSeq protein was modified relative to this genomic sequence to represent the inferred CDS: substituted 1 base at 1 genomic stop codon) translates to MDEETPGSSCFMSDHPGFYGTIKNSTSDFVVTEKDINGQFVNKLNSDRDCALNDELPQYTVKGDNHCNFHPDKLTSIEVSCESGESDIQNQECFDLSIILDPSVNEALEHFTRRIRAGSSPREGEKPAAVELSLGKFPDKHQRASVHRAVRHNFPFLMTLTNQTEIIVKEDPDFKELSSLVSEEEAEDFFRFVDAKKPISVFTFMPDGSKEHRTAVHHFLSRRFGKLVETKSFTDPQHGTAITVRLRERGRTSKKRTASDLQQEEVTYTAFTLRKENLETLEAISYMATALGVLPSDFTYAGIKDKRAITYQSMVVKKVPPERLTEKVPEFERRGIQLSLIRRVSEPLQLGRLGGNHFDIIIRDLRPHAKGSQADLEKLVSEAVENVKVNKRVHYLXNHLTMQVRGFVNYFGPQRFGSGQSVQADRVGLALLKEEMVNAVRLFFTPDSGDDLQNQAKRHFLDTENAKESLVLMPAYKARERLMLRALHRYGTGHEGSAHAWLSLPHGMRIFYLHAYCSRVWNEAAEARLLRLSHRAVQGDLVLKSKTSEQTGEVGVPQIHVVSAEEERDNVFTLGQVVLPMPGNSVKYPENELGQWYKERLAEDGLQSCRFRVTALKLNVPGCYRPLLAFPHNMTYTLHGSNTAQTSGQPQDSGLPYVSLSFNLDASCYATVCLRELMKKDL, encoded by the exons ATGGACGAAGAGACTCCGGGCTCCTCATGCTTCATGTCTGACCATCCGGGTTTTTATGGCACCATTAAAAACTCAACCAGCGACTTTGTGGTGACTGAGAAAGACATCAACGGACAATTTGTAAATAAACTGaactcagacagagactgcGCCCTAAACGATGAATTACCTCAGTATACAGTAAAAGGTGATAATCATTGCAACTTCCACCCTGATAAATTAACATCTATAGAAGTCAGCTGTGAGAGTGGTGAATCTGACATTCAAAACCAGGAGTGTTTTGATTTGAGTATTATCCTTGACCCCTCTGTTAATGAGGCATTAGAACATTTCACTCGCAGAATTCGAGCAGGCTCTAGTCCGAGAGAAGGTGAAAAGCCTGCCGCTGTTGAATTATCTCTTGGCAAATTCCCAGACAAACACCAGCGTGCCAGTGTGCACAGAGCAGTAAGGCACAATTTCCCCTTTCTGATGACTTTGACCAATCAAACCGAGATTATCGTGAAGGAGGACCCAGATTTCAAAGAGCTGTCCAGCCTTGTATCTGAGGAAGAGGCTGAGGACTTTTTCAGATTTGTTGatgcaaaaaaacccatttcagtGTTTACTTTCATGCCTGATGGCAGCAAGGAACACCGCACGGcagtccaccattttctgagcCGGAGGTTTGGGAAATTAGTGGAGACCAAGAGCTTCACAGATCCACAGCACGGGACGGCTATTACTGTGAGGTTAAGGGAACGTGGGAGGACATCAAAGAAGAGAACTGCTTCAGACCTCCAGCAGGAAGAGGTCACTTATACAG CTTTCACTCTGAGAAAAGAGAATTTGGAAACTCTTGAGGCCATCAGCTACATGGCCACAGCTCTAGGAGTGCTACCTTCTGACTTCACTTATGCAGGCATCAAAGACAAGAGGGCCATCACCTATCAGTCAATGGTGGTGAAGAAGGTCCCCCCTGAAAG GTTGACGGAGAAGGTTCCAGAATTTGAGAGGAGGGGAATTCAGCTCTCTCTCATACGGCGTGTATCTGAACCCCTCCAACTTGGGAGACTTGGGGGGAACCATTTTGACATTATTATTCGGGACCTTAGGCCCCATGCCAAAGGTTCTCAAGCAGACCTAGAAAAGCTTGTGTCTGAGGCTGTGGAGAATGTGAAGGTGAATAAAAGAGTGCACT ACTTATAAAACCATCTTACCATGCAGGTTAGAGGCTTCGTAAATTACTTTGGCCCACAGAGATTTGGAAGTGGACAGAGTGTCCAGGCAGACCGAGTGGGGCTTGCTCTTCTGAAGGAAGAAATG GTAAATGCTGTCAGATTGTTCTTTACACCAGATTCAGGGGACGACCTGCAAAATCAAGCAAAGCGTCACTTCCTCGACACAG AAAATGCCAAGGAGAGCCTGGTGCTCATGCCCGCTTACAAAGCCCGGGAGAGGCTGATGTTGCGGGCGCTTCACCGATATGGGACTGGGCACGAGGGAAGCGCCCACGCCTGGCTCAGTCTGCCCCATGGCATGCGAATCTTCTACCTCCATGCCTACTGCAGTCGGGTGTGGAACGAAGCAGCCGAGGCCAGGCTCCTAAGGCTGTCTCACCGAGCAGTACAGGGAGACCTGGTCCTCAAGTCCAAGACATCAGAGCAAACTGGTGAAGTTGGCGTACCGCAG ATCCATGTTGTGtctgcagaggaggagagggacaATGTCTTCACACTCGGACAA GTGGTTCTTCCAATGCCTGGCAATAGTGTGAAGTACCCAGAGAATGAACTGGGACAATGGTACAAAGAGCGGCTGGCGGAGGACGGGCTGCAGTCCTGCCGTTTCCGAGTCACAGCCCTGAAGCTCAACGTCCCAGGCTGCTACCGCCCCCTGCTGGCCTTCCCCCACAACATGACGTATACATTGCACGGCAGTAATACTGCCCAGACAAGCGGCCAGCCACAGGACTCTGGATTGCCATATGTGTCTTTGTCATTCAACCTGGACGCATCCTGTTATGCCACTGTATGTCTCAGAGAACTCATGAAAAAAGATCTGTAA